The genomic stretch CCAAGTGGTTTTAAGTGATCGGGAGAGCTAGAGGTGAAACAGTTTCCCACTGAAGTGTACCTAATATAACAAGGATAGAAAAAGCTGTTACCTGTTCAGAACCTTAGCAAGGCCTAGAGATTCCAGGTGTGTAAACGTTCACATGCTAAAACATTACACCTTGTTACCTTCAGATTGCTATGTGAAGAAGAGCAGATGGTTTGAGCATTTTCAGTGGGAATTCTGTGTAAGTTCAAACGAAATACTTACCACTGATAGGATTGGTGCACCCAGCACACTTCTTGGCATACAAGTCACAGAAGCAGTTCAGGCAATAGGCAAACTCCTCTCGGGACGTGAAACGCTGCCCAGACAGCTGCTTCTTGCAGGCAGTGCAAACGAAGCACTCCTTGTGCCAGGGCTGTTCACGGTAAGTGACTCCTCCAGTGGTGATGGGCTGGCAAGGAggaaaaggggggtggggtgggagtccCCTCTGTTCTTAGAAAACTTCCTCAAGCCCTGTTACTGCCACTGAGTCAAGATTCGTCTccagaaaatatctaaaaatatttaaaagctacTAAGAAGCCTGTTTTACATGCTTTATAGACATCCCTTCATTGCATTGCTCTAGACCCTGGCTTTTCCATTTGTGAAACTGGTGCTAGCAGTTAGCACTCAGCCTCCTCACAGAGATGCTGGGGCAATGCAAAGTATAGGTGTTGTGCATCACGGCTTCCTCTACAAACAAAATGTAGAGAAGCGCATCAGAATGACGGCATGTAAAGTAAGGCAGGCATAATTTTAGGTCGTTCAAGTCTTACAGGTGTAACTTCTTCAGGAAAGGGAGGACTGAGAGGCAAGGGTCACGGAGACAAACTCGCTAGAACGTGCAAGGTCCAAAGGAGGGGAAGAGATACTGTACCTTTTTGCACTGAACACACTGCATGGCGTATTGTTTCTCATAGCAGGGCACACAGAAATTCTGATTGTCTTTAGGGATGAAACTCTTGGTTCCGATTGGCTGTTGGCAGCGATGGCAGATGAAGCAAGTCTCATGCCAGCTGCTGCCCTTATACTCCATCTTGCGGGTCCCTGTTATCagagtaaaaaacaaaatagcaagCTATTGTTAAAATGACTGACTTGAAGTCTGAGCAATCTGCTCTCAGCGCCTCCACCATCTAGTTTTGACCGCAGCAAGTCACGCAAGCTCTTGAAGGCTCTTCTCTAAATGGGGGCTAATTTCTATTTTGTTGACTTTGTCTTTTGATTCGTTGATATGTACCCACTTCCTAGGACAATATCTGTGCTAATAGGTACCCAGTATTAGTTTGTTGAAAAGTTATTAAGATCATAGGAAAAAAGTAGCTCTTGTCTCTCAATTATGCAAAATATAGAGATCTGGAATAGCTGAGACTAATCCTTTATGGAGTGTGAGTTTTGGAGCAAAGGGGCTACACTTTCCTCTCTTCTGGTTCTCAGTGGGATGGAAATGGTTGGGTGTGTGAATGAACCAAAAGTCTGAAGCCTGTTTCAGTGAGGAACCACTACATCACTCTCTGCATTGGTTGTACAAACCAAGTCATGGTGTATGGTGGTGGTTTTATGCATTGTGTTAAGTGCTGTAATTAAAATCTACATGTGCTATCTGTACATCCCATTTagtaattttcttaactgtgacATCCATTTCCTTTTGAATAGCTATTTATCATTTGATGTGTTTGCATCATTTCTCCCAGTAGATTAAGATTTGGTTTACAGAAAACGCTGAATATTTGATAGATATTTGTCTCTTACTTTACAGAAGAAGTACATATGTTTATAGAAAGAGAAAGATATGGCAGCACCCTTTGTATGAAAAAGTAAAGAAGGATTTGGGGAAAAGAAGTAAATGGATGAAGAAATAGAGAGGTATTCCAAGTTCAAGGGCCAGCACACTGcagcctgtgggccaaatctggcctactgcttttttctttttttttaatcctaggtactggggctggggactgaacccaggacttcgtatgtgggaagccagcactcaaccactgagccacataggctcccctgagttgggtttttcatttgtttgctcgtggttttgttttgttttgttttgtttgtttttaggaggcactggggactgaacccaggacctcccatgggggaagcaggagctcaactgcttgagccaatctgctccctgcttgttttttaaaatgaagttttattggaacacagccatgccgaTTCATTTACTCccattgtctgtggctgcttttgcatTGCAATGGTAACTTGAGTAGTTATAACAGAACATAATGGCTGGCAAAGCCCAAAATATCtggttctttaaagaaaaagtttgccaaatcCTGGGATCAGTTAACAGATGGAGAATGTGGAATGATGGGCAAAGTCAGGAAATGAGGGAGAATTAGGCCAGAGGCAAAGATGCTTGATCTAGAACCAGGTGTAAGCACGTGGAGATGATACAGGGAGGAGTCTAGAAACTAGTCATTAGCCCCAAGGCCAAAAATAATGCAGCctgaactacaaagctacaggTATACTGTAACTGATTGGAAGGTTGGTGTGGAGATATCACTATCTCAAGTAATTAGGATATGTGCTCAgaattattacattattactttATCAGATATCATTTTTGATCACTTTTTCAGCTTCCTGATATTTCCCAAACTAGATAAATTGGTGGTGTTAGGCGGACAGAGTGTGAGAGTGGATTTGGGGTGGTGGCACCTAATGATCTTCAGACCTAGGGTATAAAATCTATGCGAGTCGATTTGGTGGTGGTAAATCCTGAAATGAGGAAAATTACACTAAGCTGCTGAATTTCAGGTAAAAATGATGGAAggattttgatgtaatttttagaattattttcctTGGTCTTTCAGGGCTTATTTTCTCAGGTATACCTCTGCCACTTGCTCTTTAATCCCTGACCTTCACTTAAACAGTCTAGAACCCAAGGGATGTTGTCAATGAATACAGGACGATTATGACTTTCACTAAAGACCCAACGCAAGATTAAAGTAGTGCATTCTTGGTATGTTCTGAAATAGTCTTCTATCAATATCACTGCCCAGAGAACTGTAACTGTAGGCAAATCTACTTGGCACTTCTGGCACACTCTGCAGAGGTAGCAGAGGCACTGCCCAAGGCCCATTGTCTAAGTAGGCGCCATTTACACTGAATTGCCAGAGACGTGCAAGGTTATTCTACAACACTTCCAGCAGAGGGCGATAAAGTTCCTTCTAGCACAAACTTGCAATTACAGTTTTCCAGCGGATGGAAGGACAAGGAAGAGGTATATTTTCCCAATTTCAATAATGCAGGTTAGCAAGTGAGAATGCAGAAACTTCAGGGAAGGATTCATGATGGCCTCCCTGCTCGGAGGCCTGCGGTGCAAAGTGAGCAGTCTCTGCACACAGGGCCTGAATGTGTGGTCGATGAAAACTGGTAAACCCAGGCATTGTGGTTTGTGATGTAACTGTAATTTCCTGACTAGATCATCAGGAAACTGACTTGTGGGGGCTCTGGGGCCAGTGAGTGAGTTGTTTACTCACTTACATGCTTCTTGTCCTACGTATCTAAAGTCACTGCAAAACTACACTGATATTTTATACCACCAGTCATCCTGAATTGCTTAcagtaattaaaaaacaaaccaaggcAAGTGAGCACTGTGATCTAGTGTCTGCCACTCTCAGATAAACCTGCTTCTTCTCGGCACCCCACCCTGCCTTTGGTGCCCAATCCATTTCTGCCACCTCTCGAGTTCCTTGCCTGGGTTTGGTGGCATTACCAACATAAGGAACTGAACTCCTTGAAACCGACACTTTAAAATGTAACCTCGTTTACATCCCTGTCAGGAACTTCAGCTAACAAACCAAACCTCCAGTTCAAATATGGTACATCCTAAGACACCTTAAATGTTAAAATGGCTTATCAATTAAGAACATTTCCATTGAAAATCATAAGCCTTAATTACTTACTCAATTACACATTTTCAAATAGGAATTATGAAGTTAATTTACTCTAATAGACCAAATTTTCTTTCACCATCACAAATATGTTACCAGTTAGGCTCAAACTACTTAACACAACATTATGACAAATGGGTTTGAGTCTCTTAATACATCTGCACTTACTTCTAAGCCTTCCTAAGATTAACGAAGTTGACCTACTGATGAAGCCGTTCTGAGGCCACCTTCCTAAGTAATTTGAGTGGTGACCACTCAGATGGATTTGGCTGCTTAAGTGTTACAGAAGGCCTCTGGCCTGGCCTGGAATCTTGCCTGTGCCCCCCTCCTGTCAAGCTGGGCCTGATTTTATAGTAGCTCTGTCAGTGCCCACAAATGGGAGACCCCCGAGTTCATATGCCCCAGTTTTTGTCTGGGATTGAGCCCCagcccttgtgggaagcaggtgctcaaccacttaagctacatccactccccgacGTGTCCTAGTTTTAAGTTACATTTCCCTAAATCCTATACTTCTGCACAGAAGTCTGTCTCCCCAACCAGTTTGCTACTTTTACCTAAGTGGATTCAAGTGATCAATTTCCTGCTTCATTCAAGGATCTATTCACTGCTTTCTATATTCTTACTTTCTGTGAAGGAAAGAAttcctaaagaattttctcaatgGAGAAAGATTCTTTCCTGGCTTTGTATGACCTCTAGTAGGGTTGTCAGATAAAATAAGTCTCAAATGGGGTTgatttttatgaaaaaagaatcagttactttatctgaaattcaaatttaactgggcgtCCTGTATTTTTATCTGCTAAACCTGGCCCCGCTACTCCTGGTGACCCCCGTATGGTTATGTGAGGACATCACTGATCCTACATGGTCTCAGCTAGCACAGTCCATGCCTCTGTCTTCCTGTTAGTCATCCAGGGGCAAAATCTTTGCGTCATCTGAGTGGTTACTCTCCCTTCCCTGCATTTCTGTAtgaataggtttttaaaaatatatgtctaAGAAACCCAGTTTATTTTTCtcactctattttttaaaatgaaagattcCTCTCTCCCACAAAACTAAACCAAAAGAACCCCCAGCCAAACAAGGGACAAGCAGTCCTCCCTTTCCACGAACAAGTCGTTGACTTACTATCCTTAGCCCTTGACCCAAGTACAGCTCTGCCCTCTTTGATTATGTCTGTCTACAAGGTAGACTCCTCAAAGCACACCTCCCTTAGCTCACTACTCTTTGCAAGTCCAGCTCCTAGCACAGTGGCTGGCAGCCGGGAGGGCACAATACATACGTGCTGAAATAATTTTATGAGCATAAATCCAGCTAttagaagggaagaaaagggaaagcttGTAGTTTGTGAAAAGGTGGGAACCGGTGAGGGAGGTGTGCTTTTAGGGAGAATTCCCAATATTTACACGTTATGATTGGGCTGCATAGCCTCGACCCCACGTCTCCCACCTCCCCCCGCACAAAGCCCAGGTGTGAAGATGCGCTTCCTCCCAACGGCCTAACCCCAGCACACAGTGAGTGCTCTACACACTTCTCTGAATTCAGGGGGCAAAACGTGGAGAATCAACATGTGTGTCTGGAACAACGTCAATGCCACCAGTGTATCAAGGGTACTTTCACATCAAGGCAAAAACCGAGGGGCAACTCAGGGTGCGCGGATGTGGAGGCGCGAAGGCGCGGGCCGTGTGTCCTGACCTGGCATAATCGTCTTCTTGCACTCGTGGCACTTGGACGAGTACTCGTTGGAGTAGCATTCCGTACAGAGCAGCTGGTCCTCCTTGGCGGCGAAGGGCTTGTCCACCAGCGAGTTCTTGCACTGGGAGCAGTGGAAGCAGGTCTCGTGCCAGTGCCGGTCCTTGTAAGATAAGTCCTGCCGGGAGTCGAACCAGAAAAGAGAATA from Dasypus novemcinctus isolate mDasNov1 chromosome 17, mDasNov1.1.hap2, whole genome shotgun sequence encodes the following:
- the FHL2 gene encoding four and a half LIM domains protein 2, with the protein product MTERFDCHHCSESLFGKKYILREESPHCVECFETLYANTCEECAKPIGCDCKDLSYKDRHWHETCFHCSQCKNSLVDKPFAAKEDQLLCTECYSNEYSSKCHECKKTIMPGTRKMEYKGSSWHETCFICHRCQQPIGTKSFIPKDNQNFCVPCYEKQYAMQCVQCKKPITTGGVTYREQPWHKECFVCTACKKQLSGQRFTSREEFAYCLNCFCDLYAKKCAGCTNPISGLGGTKYISFEERQWHNDCFNCKKCSLSLVGRGFLTERDDILCPDCGKDI